The following coding sequences are from one Alosa alosa isolate M-15738 ecotype Scorff River chromosome 13, AALO_Geno_1.1, whole genome shotgun sequence window:
- the LOC125305368 gene encoding fibrous sheath-interacting protein 2-like isoform X4, with amino-acid sequence MDHNESSYSPRRCIEHKSPDNCGQPDIFYTTRLCKKLTHPRGDFDLTDPYGYKLSAAYNCLHDPNLKTYLYRKDIHKHLLKDGFITKDNKVTCNLKEYNTYKKYLTDLQREMDHRFKMEQRELVRKILILQQEGRISSDVSVPDFIEWLVFHGQDCVQNDMDRPGPGPGPKKSQSCGSNVLKLPKLKTQSKSLTLSHYSDTGRYLSGKICTRQQQILKEVEEDVQRELRLERRRKEAQHQRQQRVLPSQRNKWHQPDLAVQGRGLSGALTNIGIVSLKEAAGGDSLMIRRPTLKKLASLTHTEKMSNHAACPKTTVTPIGDTEKDTPRLKPRDFSGGKGGDYGYLIFTTLRAGILFACIPFQITGRFRSWHHQSMFLWRPMFHPTLEALVEIHVILSLFHNSVNRSRLKKKMKYLIS; translated from the exons ATGGACCACAACGAATCATCTTACTCACCACGTCGTTGTATTGAGCACAAGTCTCCCGATAACTGTGGACAGCCAGATATTTTCTACACCACCCGTCTATGTAAAAAG CTTACCCATCCGAGGGGAGACTTCGATCTCACAGATCCCTATGGCTACAAATTAAGCGCTGCCTACAACTGCCTCCATGATCCAAACCTAAAAACCTACTTGTACCGTAAAGATATTCATAAGCATCTCTTGAAGGATGGATTCATTACTAAAGACAACAAA GTCACATGCAATTTGAAAGAGTACAACACATACAAGAAATACCTAACAGATCTACAGAGGGAAATGGACCATAGGTTTAAGATGGAGCAG AGAGAGCTGGTGCGCAAGATACTCATCCTACAGCAGGAGGGCAGGATCTCCTCAGACGTGTCTGTGCCTGACTTCATTGAATGGTTGGTCTTCCATGGTCAGGACTGCGTGCAAAATGACATGGATAG GCCTGGACCTGGACCAGGACCAAAGAAGTCACAGAGTTGCGGCAGTAATGTTTTGAAGCTACCGAAATTGAAGACACAAAGCAAGTCACTTACCTTGTCTCACTACAGTGACACCGGACGTTACTTGTCAGGGAAG ATCTGCACTCGCCAGCAGCAGATCCtcaaggaggtggaggaggacgtGCAGAGAGAGCTGAGGCTGGAACGACGCAGGAAGGAGGCCCAGCATCAGCGACAACAGCGGGTGCTGCCCTCACAA AGAAATAAATGGCATCAACCTGATCTAGCTGTTCAAGGCAGAGGACTGAGTGGTGCTTTAACCAACATCGGAATTGTATCCCTGAAAGAGG CGGCAGGTGGGGATAGCTTGATGATTAGGCGGCCAACACTTAAAAAACTGgcttcactgacacacacagagaagatgTCAAACCAT GCTGCTTGCCCTAAAACTACTGTGACACCAATAGGAGATACTGAGAAAGATACTCCTAGACTCAAACCCAGAGACTTTTCTG GTGGTAAAGGTGGTGATTACGGCTACTTGATATTCACCACATTAAGAGCAGGTATCCTCTTTGCATGTATTCCTTTTCAGATAACAGGAAGATTTCGGTCATGGCACCACCAAAGCATGTTCCTCTGGAGACCAATGTTTCATCCAACCCTGGAGGCATTGGTGGAGATTCACGTGATATTGTCACTGTTTCACAACTCAG TGAACAGAAGCAGACTGAAGAAAAAGATGAAATATCT AATCTCATGA
- the LOC125305368 gene encoding uncharacterized protein LOC125305368 isoform X3, which yields MDHNESSYSPRRCIEHKSPDNCGQPDIFYTTRLCKKLTHPRGDFDLTDPYGYKLSAAYNCLHDPNLKTYLYRKDIHKHLLKDGFITKDNKVTCNLKEYNTYKKYLTDLQREMDHRFKMEQRELVRKILILQQEGRISSDVSVPDFIEWLVFHGQDCVQNDMDRPGPGPGPKKSQSCGSNVLKLPKLKTQSKSLTLSHYSDTGRYLSGKICTRQQQILKEVEEDVQRELRLERRRKEAQHQRQQRRNKWHQPDLAVQGRGLSGALTNIGIVSLKEAAGGDSLMIRRPTLKKLASLTHTEKMSNHAACPKTTVTPIGDTEKDTPRLKPRDFSDNRKISVMAPPKHVPLETNVSSNPGGIGGDSRDIVTVSQLSEQKQTEEKDEISNLMKENPQVITDIVTTVRNDMIGAIIPAMLQFINERSPDKQSSSEDTPTAHNNHIGHVEDTKPVDGSLQNACCASVLMSPQSSTHYSQKLKEPDSNKIESLPGDEFGSLNTDLFKKAERVIWKAVHEVMKTMMSSSVDKVEPKSQYTANEEYCHDLKSTSSTHEGFYDGDKALPYKQSVSLVNLQTQRESVACAEQMFMDPTAKKTQQGDDGWNQVKAQLTKPRLFFSEHNSSDSTQKNLIYSQFVEDILVRVYSLFPDESVEADSQIETTSSPSSSSSLSPSSRMQNERPPLQAEKSSSAPVYSVSAEGEHHAAQRNASARPKLQVGQTIRLLSARPVSPADEVTAVETEQYADEMVMDIMDQLKYEAEQQSRESKHSETPDSFTSSEESVVMRQDIDFPQVTELNPPSFWTPKTQHHEAVEISHQIFLSIKSQLDQGHSDTETNVSKTMEKAVLCEFVDLALKKLSTMCEPKYSISKIVEMSEHFLGRESSQPQKPHASEKALEIMENVKMEFEKTAHQHVKAVLEKGVLSDFNSCNVHRCQCTSRENLPSCQSCLRAMGDNQTELSTLASDIVFILWEKLIETSGCDTSAWSSNSETKLINLIKAISEISSLNTSATHAGSTTLKAEFAMDGINHAVQTKVRQFLAHQSKGGQRATDKAAIVDRPVDAIMNCFRTPDNSCGQEVHDSVSSTTSESAFQHSTGHNSKQTYTTSQLTCSSSPIISSSGHENFSEAFSKSAMSLLRDTYGEQTTDMKIKKDTNISIADPTFEGLVIQPHANNRALIVQRVVVEELSQCQAGSLESERNHQRSTQTPPTIKPPEVVCPGFSEQVDVVGTENLKIHGSPITQTNNLARPSPAVLYLFKPTYEKVIFKVLIKCMLGSELITKQRVLSYETRMLQDRRTQSAESMKERVKNTQRHRMLEATHAFGSLQEADSAMTTKSVKGRRPHSAASDSREVKQTSRSRGSTALNGLSLSQDHHSQSKLWRAQTQTTSASRASLNHPDMFWKNFQKAQTTLNPVTDGSGKGPSAVKANALRQQGNADKVKCPLSPQSTDRPTPPLLAEAIKDIVANLLVNIYFDRPDTPSGASSPISDPASLNLLDSVLLQIERYHQLDEVGADQLSSLHIDTQEVARSVYRDLVNYSGSCENLHCAISACEDRIVERIASSLVKLLSRSIQNTDHLSRDNLSSTASTRLCSLASTRFSSAASWITEEAGTISGDITLRSVDLIEQSSSCSLEMAENLMDAVMVELYTDPEMFGTPQPDNLNWPQLSLAELNQAATEVYKQMLEQCGSVENLQSALRSREKEVVTKMAVAIASQTYRLISLNESSDTPLPDQTSHLNDSLSIGSSPQQSGQCFIFYQTVWDIISTLLLELCKKKTHAQHLTPKLFLRSLNTLSECPGVKIINDKKQCDISNYYNVVARIALGARIKLSEHPDYWSILETLLTAKDEAAAGRVVTTIVEEILKFASHPFDVIPVLENQHTSDVCSLRAGMPCSASDNPSRDMTPVPDSVTKGTPCQSSTVGSKKVTFWPFAQVDYHSKSQAPPKMGSEMSDEAPSQHPASHLRGRRVISVKVKKHSKKGRPARPRRQKNNVDNEQTNKETQVKSLGSFLSKFFH from the exons ATGGACCACAACGAATCATCTTACTCACCACGTCGTTGTATTGAGCACAAGTCTCCCGATAACTGTGGACAGCCAGATATTTTCTACACCACCCGTCTATGTAAAAAG CTTACCCATCCGAGGGGAGACTTCGATCTCACAGATCCCTATGGCTACAAATTAAGCGCTGCCTACAACTGCCTCCATGATCCAAACCTAAAAACCTACTTGTACCGTAAAGATATTCATAAGCATCTCTTGAAGGATGGATTCATTACTAAAGACAACAAA GTCACATGCAATTTGAAAGAGTACAACACATACAAGAAATACCTAACAGATCTACAGAGGGAAATGGACCATAGGTTTAAGATGGAGCAG AGAGAGCTGGTGCGCAAGATACTCATCCTACAGCAGGAGGGCAGGATCTCCTCAGACGTGTCTGTGCCTGACTTCATTGAATGGTTGGTCTTCCATGGTCAGGACTGCGTGCAAAATGACATGGATAG GCCTGGACCTGGACCAGGACCAAAGAAGTCACAGAGTTGCGGCAGTAATGTTTTGAAGCTACCGAAATTGAAGACACAAAGCAAGTCACTTACCTTGTCTCACTACAGTGACACCGGACGTTACTTGTCAGGGAAG ATCTGCACTCGCCAGCAGCAGATCCtcaaggaggtggaggaggacgtGCAGAGAGAGCTGAGGCTGGAACGACGCAGGAAGGAGGCCCAGCATCAGCGACAACAGCGG AGAAATAAATGGCATCAACCTGATCTAGCTGTTCAAGGCAGAGGACTGAGTGGTGCTTTAACCAACATCGGAATTGTATCCCTGAAAGAGG CGGCAGGTGGGGATAGCTTGATGATTAGGCGGCCAACACTTAAAAAACTGgcttcactgacacacacagagaagatgTCAAACCAT GCTGCTTGCCCTAAAACTACTGTGACACCAATAGGAGATACTGAGAAAGATACTCCTAGACTCAAACCCAGAGACTTTTCTG ATAACAGGAAGATTTCGGTCATGGCACCACCAAAGCATGTTCCTCTGGAGACCAATGTTTCATCCAACCCTGGAGGCATTGGTGGAGATTCACGTGATATTGTCACTGTTTCACAACTCAG TGAACAGAAGCAGACTGAAGAAAAAGATGAAATATCT AATCTCATGAAGGAAAACCCTCAAGTAATTACAGATATCGTCACCACAGTGAGGAATGATATGATAGGTGCCATCATCCCAGCCATGCTGCAGTTTATAAATGAGCGTTCACCAGACAAACAAAGCTCCTCTGAGGACACACCAACTGCTCATAATAACCATATCGGTCATGTTGAGGACACCAAACCAGTTGATGGCAGTTTGCAGAATGCCTGTTGTGCATCAGTTCTGATGTCCCCTCAGTCCTCCACTCATTACAGTCAAAAGCTTAAAGAGCCAGACAGTAATAAGATTGAATCACTCCCTGGTGACGAATTTGGCTCACTAAATACCGACCTGTTTAAAAAAGCTGAAAGGGTCATCTGGAAAGCAGTGCATGAAGTGATGAAAACTATGATGTCCTCCTCTGTGGATAAAGTTGAGCCTAAGTCTCAGTATACTGCCAATGAGGAGTATTGCCATGATTTGAAATCAACCTCCAGCACACATGAAGGATTTTATGATGGTGACAAAGCACTGCCATACAAACAGTCTGTTTCACTGGTGAACCTTCAAACACAGAGGGAGTCTGTGGCCTGTGCAGAGCAGATGTTCATGGATCCAACTGCCAAAAAAACACAGCAGGGAGATGATGGTTGGAACCAGGTCAAAGCCCAGCTCACCAAGCCAAGGCTTTTCTTTAGTGAACACAACTCCTCCGACTCCACACAGAAGAACCTAATCTACTCACAGTTTGTGGAGGACATTCTAGTGAGAGTGTATTCCCTTTTTCCTGATGAAAGCGTAGAAGCTGATTCACAGATAGAAACAACCAGCTCAccatcttcttcttcatcatTATCACCATCATCCAGGATGCAGAATGAACGTCCCCCTCTGCAGGCTGAAAAATCCAGTAGCGCACCGGTGTACAGTGTTTCTGCCGAAGGAGAACACCATGCAGCTCAGAGAAATGCTAGTGCCAGGCCAAAACTCCAAGTCGGACAGACCATTAGACTGTTGTCTGCTAGACCAGTGTCCCCAGCAGATGAAGTGACAGCTGTTGAGACAGAACAGTATGCTGATGAAATGGTCATGGACATTATGGATCAGCTCAAATATGAAGCAGAACAACAGTCCAGAGAAAGTAAACACTCTGAGACGCCAGACTCATTCACTTCGTCTGAAGAATCTGTAGTGATGAGGCAGGACATTGATTTCCCACAGGTCACAGAACTGAATCCCCCATCTTTTTGGACACCAAAAACACAACACCATGAAGCAGTAGAGATTTCTCACCAAATCTTCCTCAGTATCAAAAGTCAACTTGATCAAGGACATTCTGACACTGAGACTAATGTTTCTAAAACCATGGAAAAAGCTGTTCTTTGTGAATTTGTTGATTTGGCCCTGAAGAAGCTGAGCACCATGTGTGAACCAAAGTATTCCATAAGTAAGATTGTTGAAATGTCAGAACACTTTCTAGGGCGCGAGTCATCTCAACCTCAGAAACCGCATGCTTCAGAGAAAGCTTTAGAGATCATGGAAAATGTTAAGATGGAGTTTGAAAAAACAGCTCATCAGCATGTTAAAGCTGTCCTTGAAAAAGGTGTCCTTAGTGATTTTAACTCTTGCAATGTCCATCGCTGTCAATGTACTTCCAGAGAAAATCTGCCTTCATGCCAGAGTTGCTTGAGAGCCATGGGCGACAACCAGACTGAGCTTTCAACCTTAGCTAGTGATATTGTCTTTATTTTGTGGGAGAAGTTGATTGAAACATCTGGTTGTGATACATCTGCTTGGTCTTCTAACAGTGAAACAAAACTGATTAACTTAATCAAAGCAATATCTGAAATATCATCTCTCAACACTAGTGCGACCCATGCAGGTTCAACTACACTAAAGGCTGAATTTGCCATGGATGGAATTAACCATGCTGTTCAGACCAAGGTGAGGCAGTTTCTTGCTCACCAGTCTAAAGGTGGCCAAAGGGCTACGGACAAGGCAGCCATAGTAGACAGACCTGTAGATGCCATCATGAATTGCTTCAGAACACCAGACAACAGTTGTGGGCAAGAGGTTCATGATAGTGTATCTTCCACAACCTCAGAAAGTGCATTTCAACACAGTACAGGACACAACTCCAAACAGACGTACACCACTTCTCAGCTCACATGCTCTTCGAGTCCCATCATCAGCAGTTCAGGGCATGAAAACTTCTCTGAAGCTTTTTCAAAATCAGCCATGTCACTTTTGAGAGACACTTATGGAGAGCAAACAACAGACATGAAGATAAAGAAAGACACCAACATATCCATTGCAGATCCCACCTTTGAAGGTTTGGTAATACAGCCACATGCTAACAACAGAGCTCTGATTGTACAGAGAGTTGTTGTGGAAGAACTATCTCAATGTCAGGCAGGTTCcctggagagtgagaggaacCATCAAAGGTCCACTCAAACTCCACCAACTATAAAGCCACCAGAGGTTGTTTGTCCAGGTTTTTCAGAACAGGTAGACGTTGTGGGCACGGAAAATTTGAAAATTCATGGTAGTCCGATCACTCAGACCAACAACCTAGCCAGACCCTCTCCTGCTGTGTTATACCTTTTCAAGCCCACTTATGAGAAGGTTATTTTCAAAGTGTTAATCAAATGCATGTTGGGTTCAGAATTGATCACAAAGCAGAGAGTGCTGTCTTATGAAACACGGATGCTTCAGGACAGGAGGACTCAGAGTGCAGAGTCTATGAAGGAACGGGTaaagaacacacagagacacaggatGTTGGAAGCCACACATGCTTTTGGGTCACTCCAGGAAGCTGATTCTGCCATGACAACTAAGTCTGTGAAAGGCCGTCGACCACACAGCGCTGCATCAGACTCCAGAG AAGTGAAACAAACTTCTAGATCCAGGGGTAGCACTGCACTTAATGGATTGTCCTTAAGCCAGGACCATCATAGCCAGAGCAAACTCTGGAGAGCTCAGACACAGACCACTTCTGCATCAAGAGCATCCTTGAATCACCCAGATATGTTTTGGAAAAACTTTCAAAAAGCTCAGACAACCTTGAATCCGGTCACTGATGGCTCTGGTAAAGGGCCCAGTGCTGTAAAGGCCAATGCTCTTCGACAGCAAGGGAATGCAGACAAAGTCAAATGCCCTTTGTCACCCCAAAGCACTGACAGGCCCACCCCACCACTGTTAGCAGAAGCTATCAAGGACATTGTGGCTAACTTGTTGGTCAACATCTATTTTGATAGACCTGATACTCCTAGTGGTGCTTCCAGTCCTATTTCTGATCCAGCTTCACTAAATCTTCTTGACAGTGTGCTTCTGCAGATAGAGCGATATCATCAACTGGATGAAGTGGGTGCTGATCAGCTCTCCTCCttacacattgacacacaggaGGTTGCCAGGTCTGTCTATCGAGACTTGGTCAATTACAGTGGCAGCTGTGAAAACTTGCATTGTGCCATTTCTGCCTGTGAGGATCGCATAGTGGAAAGGATTGCAAGCTCACTGGTCAAATTGTTGTCCAGGAGTATCCAGAACACAGATCACCTCAGTCGTGATAACTTGAGCAGCACAGCCTCCACTCGACTGTGCTCCTTAGCCTCTACTCGCTTTAGCTCTGCAGCATCCTGGATTACTGAGGAAGCAGGCACAATTTCTGGGGACATTACACTTAGATCTGTAGATCTAATAGAGCAATCAAGTTCATGTTCCTTAGAAATGGCAGAAAACCTAATggatgcagttatggttgagcTCTACACTGACCCAGAAATGTTTGGCACCCCACAGCCAGACAACCTGAACTGGCCCCAGCTCTCTCTGGCTGAACTTAATCAAGCAGCAACAGAGGTCTACAAACAGATGTTGGAACAATGTGGCTCAGTGGAGAACCTTCAAAGTGCTCTGAGGTCCAGGGAGAAAGAAGTGGTCACCAAAATGGCTGTCGCAATCGCATCTCAAACCTACAGGCTAATCTCTTTGAATGAATCAAGTGACACTCCTTTACCGGATCAGACCTCTCATCTCAATGATTCCTTATCCATAGGCAGTTCTCCACAGCAGTCTGgccagtgttttattttttaccagACAGTATGGGACATCATCTCAACACTTTTGCTTGaactgtgtaaaaaaaaaacacacgcacagcatCTCACCCCAAAACTCTTTCTTAGGTCACTGAACACACTCTCAGAGTGTCCCGGAGTGAAAATAATTAATGATAAAAAACAGTGTGACATCTCCAACTATTACAATGTTGTTGCACGGATTGCGCTTGGGGCACGAATAAAACTCAGTGAACATCCTGACTACTGGAGTATCCTGGAGACTTTGTTGACTGCCAAAGATGAGGCTGCAGCTGGGAGAGTTGTGACCACTATTGTTGAAGAAATATTGAAATTTGCATCACATCCATTTGATGTCATCCCAGTTCTAGAAAACCAGCATACCTCAGATGTTTGTAGTCTGCGTGCTGGCATGCCATGTTCAGCTTCAGACAACCCAAGCAGAGATATGACTCCAGTACCAGATAGTGTAACCAAGGGGACACCTTGCCAGTCAAGCACAGTTGGCTCAAAGAAAGTGACGTTCTGGCCTTTTGCACAAGTTGATTACCACAGTAAATCACAAGCTCCACCCAAAATGGGGTCTGAGATGTCTGATGAAGCACCCAGCCAACACCCAGCGAGTCACTTGAGAGGCAGAAGAGTGATAAGTGTTAAAGTAAAGAAG CATTCTAAGAAAGGTAGACCTGCAAGACCAAGGAGGCAGAAAAATAATGTGGATAACGAGCAGACAA ACAAGGAAACACAGGTGAAGAGTCTTGGATCGTTCCTCTCAAAATTCTTTCACTAG